One genomic window of Psychrobacillus sp. INOP01 includes the following:
- a CDS encoding GrpB family protein: MELGLGSNEVKLLPYTNEWKEEFNRVKLEIMDVTGFEGERIQHIGSTAIINMPAKPIIDILVGVDDKAKVDKALFNELKSIGFLRLRVERPGEIVFAKFTDDTYEVKTHFIHMVDFDKELWKNQLFFRDYLNSNDEARDEYQIIKITSAKQKDININTYTDLKEPFVKSIFTKRIN; this comes from the coding sequence TTGGAGCTAGGATTAGGAAGTAACGAAGTAAAGTTATTACCCTACACAAATGAATGGAAAGAAGAGTTCAACAGAGTGAAGCTGGAAATAATGGATGTTACAGGATTTGAAGGAGAACGAATACAGCATATAGGAAGCACCGCGATAATTAACATGCCTGCAAAGCCAATCATAGATATATTAGTAGGCGTAGATGATAAAGCTAAAGTAGACAAAGCTCTATTCAATGAATTAAAAAGTATTGGATTTCTAAGACTCCGAGTCGAAAGACCAGGTGAAATAGTTTTTGCTAAGTTTACAGATGATACATACGAAGTAAAAACTCATTTCATTCACATGGTTGATTTTGATAAAGAATTATGGAAAAATCAACTATTCTTTCGTGATTATTTAAATTCAAACGATGAAGCTCGAGATGAATACCAGATAATCAAAATAACAAGTGCCAAACAAAAGGATATTAATATAAACACGTATACAGATTTGAAGGAACCATTTGTAAAAAGTATATTCACTAAGCGGATAAACTAG
- the trpB gene encoding tryptophan synthase subunit beta: MVKTTEQQRVGRYGRFGGQYVPETLMTALLELENAYEDAICDTTFLDEVDYYLKDYVGRETPLYFAERLTKELGGAQIYLKREDLNHTGAHKINNTIGQALLAKRMGKKKIVAETGAGQHGVATATVCALFDLECVVFMGKEDVRRQELNVFRMELLGAKVVSVDQGSGTLKDAVNEALRYWVSNVEDTHYILGSALGPHPFPKIVRDFQRVIGVETRRQIVEKVGKLPDAVVACVGGGSNAIGMFHPFVEDNDVALYGVEAGGSGISTGLHAAAAAEANEGVLHGAYMYILQDDNGFIKEAHSISAGLDYPGVGPEHSYLHDIGRVKYTSVTDSEALEGLQLLSKKEGIIPALESAHAIHFASELAKEMSQDEILVICLSGRGDKDVQTVRDALGVNDNG, encoded by the coding sequence ATGGTTAAAACAACAGAGCAACAAAGAGTTGGTAGGTATGGTAGATTTGGTGGCCAGTATGTTCCAGAAACGTTAATGACTGCTTTATTAGAGCTTGAAAATGCCTATGAGGATGCTATTTGTGATACAACTTTTTTAGATGAAGTAGATTACTATTTAAAAGATTATGTTGGTCGTGAAACACCATTATATTTTGCGGAAAGACTAACAAAAGAACTTGGAGGAGCACAAATTTACTTAAAAAGAGAGGACTTAAACCACACAGGTGCACACAAGATTAATAATACAATTGGTCAGGCATTGCTCGCAAAACGTATGGGGAAAAAGAAAATCGTAGCGGAAACAGGGGCTGGACAGCATGGTGTAGCAACCGCAACTGTTTGTGCACTCTTTGACTTAGAGTGTGTTGTTTTCATGGGAAAAGAGGATGTGCGTAGACAGGAACTAAACGTATTTCGTATGGAATTACTTGGTGCAAAAGTTGTTTCCGTGGATCAGGGATCAGGCACACTTAAAGATGCAGTAAATGAGGCACTTAGATATTGGGTTTCAAATGTAGAAGATACCCACTATATATTAGGCTCTGCGCTTGGTCCACATCCTTTCCCTAAAATTGTTCGTGATTTCCAACGGGTAATTGGAGTTGAAACAAGGCGGCAAATCGTAGAAAAGGTTGGGAAATTACCAGATGCTGTAGTCGCTTGTGTTGGTGGTGGTAGCAATGCAATCGGTATGTTCCATCCATTTGTGGAGGACAATGATGTTGCTTTGTACGGCGTAGAGGCAGGTGGAAGTGGAATTTCTACTGGACTTCACGCAGCAGCAGCTGCCGAGGCTAATGAAGGCGTATTACACGGAGCTTATATGTACATTTTGCAGGATGATAATGGTTTTATAAAGGAAGCACATTCAATTTCAGCTGGTCTTGATTACCCTGGAGTAGGTCCAGAGCATTCCTACTTACATGATATTGGTCGTGTGAAATATACTTCTGTAACAGACTCTGAAGCCTTAGAGGGTTTACAGCTATTATCGAAAAAAGAAGGCATAATACCGGCTCTTGAAAGTGCCCACGCTATTCATTTTGCTTCAGAGCTGGCAAAAGAAATGTCCCAGGATGAGATTTTAGTTATTTGTTTATCTGGCCGAGGGGATAAAGATGTCCAAACCGTTCGAGATGCGTTAGGGGTGAATGACAATGGCTAA
- the trpA gene encoding tryptophan synthase subunit alpha, which yields MAKAKLLNAIQSVNSQGDKAFVAYIMAGDDGLETLKSKILFLQAAGVTAIELGIPFSDPVADGPTIQQAGERALANGTTLRLIMQEIETFYKEVSVPLVLMTYYNPLLSYGLEQFAQACDKLGIAGLIVPDLPVEETVELHKVLADTDVALVPLVSLTSPPERIAKITSSGEGFIYAVTVNGITGVRDGFGKQLEQHFTNLLEQSNIPVLAGFGISTPEQVKSMGALADGVIVGSAIVDAFHQNELEKITALIQAAKMKVVN from the coding sequence ATGGCTAAAGCAAAACTATTAAATGCTATACAATCAGTAAATTCTCAAGGTGATAAAGCATTTGTTGCATATATAATGGCTGGTGATGATGGCCTAGAGACATTAAAGTCTAAAATATTATTTCTTCAAGCAGCAGGAGTTACCGCGATTGAACTAGGTATACCATTTTCTGATCCTGTTGCAGATGGGCCAACCATTCAGCAAGCAGGTGAAAGAGCGCTTGCAAATGGCACAACCCTGCGTTTAATCATGCAGGAAATCGAGACTTTTTATAAAGAGGTAAGTGTACCACTTGTTCTAATGACGTATTATAATCCATTGTTAAGTTATGGACTGGAACAGTTTGCACAAGCATGTGATAAATTAGGAATAGCGGGATTAATCGTCCCAGACTTACCGGTGGAAGAAACGGTAGAACTCCACAAAGTACTTGCAGATACAGATGTTGCATTGGTTCCACTTGTTTCTTTAACAAGCCCGCCAGAACGTATTGCTAAGATTACGTCTTCTGGTGAAGGTTTTATCTATGCAGTTACAGTTAATGGAATCACAGGAGTTAGGGATGGATTTGGCAAACAATTGGAGCAGCATTTTACTAACTTGTTAGAGCAAAGCAATATACCAGTACTAGCAGGTTTTGGAATATCTACACCGGAACAAGTTAAAAGCATGGGGGCATTAGCTGATGGCGTGATCGTAGGAAGTGCTATAGTAGATGCTTTCCACCAAAATGAGTTGGAGAAAATTACTGCGTTAATACAAGCTGCAAAAATGAAAGTGGTAAATTAA
- a CDS encoding PepSY domain-containing protein, giving the protein MVNPVYGQRITLEQAMNIALQRVPGQIVHVDLDMENGMLVYEVYIMTSGNQIFEVEVHAKTGVIIKIEQEEDFDFD; this is encoded by the coding sequence GTGGTAAATCCAGTGTATGGGCAGCGGATCACTTTAGAACAAGCAATGAATATAGCCTTACAAAGAGTCCCTGGACAAATTGTGCATGTGGACTTAGATATGGAAAATGGCATGCTTGTTTACGAAGTATACATCATGACATCAGGCAACCAGATTTTTGAAGTGGAAGTCCATGCGAAAACAGGAGTAATTATTAAAATAGAACAAGAAGAGGACTTTGATTTTGATTAA
- a CDS encoding DUF1572 family protein, whose protein sequence is MNEISNIHTDFIRVVRKKFSDLMQDTEKAVEQMEETTLFWTPNNHSNSVDVIIKHMSGNLISRWTDFLTTDGEKPTRNRDGEFESTIQTRKELLEIWSEGCQVFLDALDIIKSENLLQTIYIRNEPHTVMEAVIRSLSHTSSHVGQVIYIAKQVTAEEKWTTLSIPKKQS, encoded by the coding sequence ATGAACGAGATATCTAATATACACACTGATTTTATACGAGTTGTTCGGAAAAAATTTTCAGATCTCATGCAAGATACAGAAAAGGCTGTTGAACAAATGGAGGAAACTACACTATTTTGGACTCCAAATAATCATTCAAATAGTGTAGATGTTATTATCAAGCATATGAGTGGAAATCTGATTTCACGTTGGACGGACTTTTTGACTACAGATGGTGAAAAACCAACTAGAAATCGAGATGGCGAATTTGAAAGTACAATACAAACTCGTAAAGAATTGTTGGAAATTTGGTCTGAAGGTTGCCAAGTATTTTTAGATGCATTAGATATTATTAAATCAGAAAATTTGCTTCAAACCATATATATTAGAAATGAACCACATACTGTCATGGAAGCTGTTATTAGAAGTCTTTCACATACGTCCTCCCATGTAGGTCAGGTGATTTACATTGCCAAACAAGTGACTGCTGAAGAGAAATGGACAACATTATCTATTCCCAAAAAACAAAGTTAG
- the trpD gene encoding anthranilate phosphoribosyltransferase encodes MRGFTEKVEKSENLVYEEMIIASKLMFAEDTEVQYIVDFLRALSKKGETSIEVAALATVMKSFAINLNEPDGDYMDNCGTGGDGLNSFNISTTSAFVLAGAGATIAKHGNRKISSSAGSSDVLEALGIHTTITPEASIELLKQEGLTFLYAPNVHPKLKRIGIARKMIGKPTIFNLVGPLTNPIKLQTQYTGINRLDFTMEYAEVLRIIGRKRAIVVCGAGGMDEASLAGVNQLVLVDNGDLIPFKLTPNDVGLASAPISAISGGDGHTNAKILRNVLEGEASPYLDTVLFNSGIGLFASGIVSSIQEGVKMAAESIHSRKALEKLEAVIAFSKQSVRHEVAL; translated from the coding sequence ATGAGAGGATTTACAGAGAAAGTTGAGAAGAGCGAGAATTTAGTGTATGAGGAAATGATTATAGCTTCTAAATTAATGTTTGCGGAAGATACAGAAGTACAATATATTGTCGATTTTTTAAGAGCCCTTTCAAAAAAAGGAGAAACATCCATAGAGGTTGCAGCACTTGCAACAGTTATGAAGTCCTTTGCGATTAACTTAAACGAGCCAGATGGAGATTATATGGACAATTGTGGTACTGGTGGTGATGGCTTAAATAGCTTTAATATAAGCACAACGTCGGCATTTGTGTTAGCTGGTGCAGGAGCCACAATAGCAAAACACGGCAATAGAAAAATTTCAAGTAGCGCTGGCAGCTCCGATGTATTGGAGGCATTAGGAATCCATACAACAATTACCCCTGAAGCATCAATCGAATTACTGAAGCAAGAGGGACTAACCTTCCTCTACGCACCAAATGTGCATCCAAAATTAAAGAGAATTGGAATTGCCCGAAAAATGATAGGAAAGCCGACAATTTTCAACTTGGTTGGACCGTTAACTAATCCTATTAAATTACAAACACAATATACGGGGATTAATCGATTAGACTTCACGATGGAATACGCAGAGGTATTAAGGATTATAGGGAGAAAAAGGGCCATTGTTGTTTGTGGTGCTGGTGGGATGGATGAGGCATCTCTTGCAGGTGTAAATCAATTGGTATTAGTAGATAACGGAGATTTAATACCCTTTAAGCTAACGCCAAATGACGTTGGTTTAGCTTCTGCTCCTATTTCTGCAATAAGTGGAGGAGATGGTCACACGAATGCCAAAATACTACGCAACGTTTTAGAAGGAGAAGCAAGTCCTTATTTAGATACGGTCCTCTTTAATAGTGGAATCGGATTATTTGCGTCTGGTATCGTTAGCTCCATTCAAGAAGGAGTTAAGATGGCAGCAGAATCTATCCATTCAAGAAAAGCATTAGAAAAACTAGAGGCCGTAATTGCTTTCAGTAAACAATCTGTACGGCATGAGGTGGCATTATGA
- a CDS encoding MerR family transcriptional regulator encodes MSENLRKYFTTGEFAKLCNVKKQTLFHYDEIGLLSPEIKNEKGYRYYSYHQFDVFNVIELLKEVDMPLKEIKLFLKNKTPAELIELLKGKTLEIQKKINNLNKIQKIIDTKIALTENALRLDFNQIRLEEQEEELLFLSDSILDCSDRSFLKSVSQFIDFLYKNELDIGYPIGAIVSKEKLLEEDYDNYSYLYTKTEDNVESVSFYTKPKGLYVVAYHVGNDKNISKTYKKIMKFIDTHHIKLGSYSYEEYVLDEISVSGNDHYVTQIMIKVEEK; translated from the coding sequence ATGAGCGAGAATTTACGCAAATATTTTACGACAGGTGAATTCGCAAAGTTATGTAATGTGAAAAAACAAACCTTATTTCATTACGATGAAATTGGGCTTCTTTCACCAGAAATCAAAAATGAAAAAGGATATCGTTATTACTCCTATCATCAATTTGACGTTTTTAACGTTATTGAACTTCTAAAAGAGGTGGACATGCCTTTAAAAGAAATTAAACTGTTTTTGAAAAACAAGACCCCTGCAGAATTGATTGAGCTTTTAAAAGGGAAGACATTGGAAATTCAAAAAAAGATAAATAATTTGAACAAAATACAAAAGATAATCGACACAAAGATAGCTCTAACGGAAAATGCATTAAGGTTGGATTTCAATCAAATTAGATTAGAGGAACAAGAAGAGGAGTTATTATTTTTAAGTGACTCTATTTTAGATTGTTCTGATCGTTCTTTTTTAAAGTCTGTTTCCCAATTCATAGATTTTTTATACAAAAATGAACTCGATATTGGCTATCCAATCGGTGCGATTGTTAGTAAGGAAAAACTACTAGAAGAAGATTATGACAATTACTCTTACTTGTATACGAAAACAGAGGACAATGTGGAAAGTGTTTCTTTCTACACGAAACCAAAAGGATTATATGTCGTCGCTTATCATGTAGGGAATGATAAAAATATTTCCAAAACTTATAAAAAAATTATGAAATTTATCGATACACATCATATAAAGCTTGGAAGCTATTCGTATGAGGAATATGTATTAGATGAAATCTCTGTAAGTGGCAATGATCATTATGTCACCCAAATCATGATAAAAGTGGAGGAAAAGTAA
- the trpC gene encoding indole-3-glycerol phosphate synthase TrpC has product MTTILNKILDAKKGQIQELLKHSIPEQTVSSVRPSLFDSLYQSECLQIISEIKRASPSKGVIAEGVNPAKQASQYAEAGAACISVLTDTPFFQGTFDDLAIVARTVSIPILCKDFIIHPIQIDYARHAGASVVLLIVAALEQEKLSSLYKYAVSKGLEVLVEVHDSVELERALQLDAKLIGVNNRDLRTFQVDLSRTAEIAAIFPFGEERMLISESGIWDSADAKKVASYGAGAVLVGESLMRSGDVENALRSLQVKREVIIS; this is encoded by the coding sequence ATGACAACCATCCTAAATAAGATATTGGATGCTAAAAAAGGTCAAATTCAAGAGTTATTAAAGCATTCCATTCCAGAACAAACTGTTTCATCTGTTAGACCTTCTTTATTTGATTCACTTTATCAATCTGAATGCTTGCAAATAATTTCTGAGATTAAACGAGCGTCGCCTTCAAAAGGAGTGATTGCTGAAGGAGTTAATCCTGCAAAGCAAGCGTCTCAATACGCAGAAGCTGGTGCTGCATGTATTTCTGTATTAACAGATACACCTTTTTTCCAAGGAACATTTGATGATTTAGCTATCGTTGCTCGCACTGTGTCTATCCCAATACTTTGTAAAGACTTTATCATTCATCCAATTCAAATAGATTATGCTAGGCATGCAGGCGCATCAGTTGTGTTACTGATCGTTGCGGCACTAGAACAAGAAAAACTTTCATCTTTATATAAATATGCGGTAAGTAAAGGTCTGGAAGTCTTAGTGGAAGTTCATGATTCGGTGGAGTTAGAGCGTGCTTTACAACTGGATGCTAAACTAATCGGAGTTAATAACCGCGATCTTCGAACATTTCAAGTAGATTTGTCTAGAACTGCAGAAATCGCAGCTATCTTTCCATTTGGAGAAGAACGTATGCTCATAAGTGAAAGTGGTATTTGGGATTCCGCTGATGCTAAAAAAGTAGCTAGCTATGGTGCCGGTGCAGTACTTGTAGGAGAATCGCTGATGCGTAGTGGAGATGTTGAAAATGCTCTTCGAAGCTTACAGGTAAAACGGGAGGTAATTATCTCATGA
- a CDS encoding phosphoribosylanthranilate isomerase, producing the protein MTKVKICGLMEKEHVEIAVRAGADAIGFVFAPSKRKVSIAKAHELAKVVPSGVLKIGVFVNPSKEELLTAIQEVPLDYIQYHGQETPEFVQTNDLPSIKALSVHNEENVLQAKKYETDFYLFDAPGTDYQGGSGEVFDWKLMEVNNIPTEKIILAGGLNPNNVKDAIKRVNPFMVDVSSGVERNGSKDKDLIQSFIRAVKDGGVE; encoded by the coding sequence ATGACGAAGGTGAAAATTTGTGGGCTAATGGAGAAAGAACATGTGGAAATAGCCGTTCGCGCTGGTGCAGATGCAATTGGTTTTGTCTTTGCTCCGAGTAAGAGAAAAGTATCAATTGCGAAAGCGCACGAGCTAGCTAAAGTCGTGCCTTCTGGGGTTTTGAAAATAGGAGTTTTTGTTAATCCATCAAAAGAGGAATTATTAACCGCAATCCAAGAGGTTCCGTTAGATTATATACAATATCATGGTCAGGAAACTCCAGAGTTTGTACAAACAAACGATCTTCCATCTATTAAAGCATTATCGGTTCACAATGAAGAGAACGTTCTTCAGGCGAAAAAATACGAGACGGATTTTTATTTGTTTGATGCACCAGGAACGGATTATCAAGGCGGTAGTGGTGAAGTATTTGACTGGAAATTGATGGAGGTTAACAATATTCCAACTGAAAAAATTATTCTAGCAGGTGGGTTGAACCCAAACAATGTAAAAGATGCTATTAAGAGAGTAAATCCTTTTATGGTTGATGTGTCTAGTGGAGTAGAGCGTAATGGAAGTAAAGATAAAGATCTGATTCAATCATTTATACGAGCTGTAAAAGATGGGGGTGTGGAATAA
- a CDS encoding histidine phosphatase family protein — MITNLYFVRHAHSNYSTDELGRPLSEQGLVDAKKITDLLKRENIDVVVSSPYKRAFQTVEGIANHLKSEIEIIDAFKERILSEQPVADFKEAMLQVWSDFDISLPGGESNHNAQTRGVRATKKILGKYEGQNVVIGTHGNIMVLIMNYFDPIYDFGFWKQLEMPDIYQLTFYEQQLITVKRVDKESSKNSTGFTIFKRSEIQTNFQKVDLELKRMIGTITLHDKVILTIEVDLLNDFMKVNGEAKQLEQIMSERGLDMEYIEMLKEMTRFFVENQITEPQKYYEKLSK; from the coding sequence ATGATAACTAATTTATATTTCGTTCGACATGCGCACTCCAATTATTCAACGGATGAATTAGGTAGGCCATTGTCAGAGCAAGGATTGGTCGATGCAAAGAAAATAACTGATCTATTAAAACGAGAAAATATCGATGTAGTTGTATCAAGTCCTTATAAGCGAGCGTTTCAAACCGTTGAAGGAATTGCTAATCATTTAAAATCTGAAATAGAAATTATTGATGCGTTCAAAGAACGAATTTTGTCCGAACAACCAGTTGCAGATTTCAAGGAAGCAATGCTACAAGTATGGTCTGATTTCGACATTTCACTACCGGGTGGAGAATCTAATCATAATGCTCAAACTAGAGGTGTCCGTGCAACAAAAAAGATTTTAGGGAAATATGAAGGACAAAATGTCGTAATAGGGACCCATGGAAATATAATGGTTTTAATCATGAATTACTTTGATCCTATCTATGATTTTGGTTTTTGGAAGCAGCTAGAAATGCCTGACATCTATCAGCTCACTTTTTATGAACAGCAATTGATAACGGTGAAAAGAGTGGATAAGGAATCGAGTAAAAATAGTACTGGCTTTACTATTTTTAAACGATCTGAAATACAAACCAATTTTCAAAAGGTGGATCTCGAACTTAAAAGAATGATTGGAACTATAACATTGCATGATAAGGTGATATTGACTATTGAAGTAGATTTATTAAATGATTTTATGAAGGTAAATGGTGAAGCGAAACAATTGGAACAGATAATGAGTGAAAGAGGTTTAGATATGGAATATATAGAAATGTTAAAGGAAATGACTAGATTTTTTGTAGAAAATCAAATCACGGAACCTCAAAAATATTATGAAAAACTATCAAAATAA
- a CDS encoding putative holin-like toxin, whose product MLLLTIFESLVIMISFSTLIIALITLTFSMTRKK is encoded by the coding sequence GTGCTGCTTTTGACGATATTTGAATCGCTCGTAATTATGATTAGTTTTTCTACGCTAATCATCGCTTTGATTACGCTGACCTTTTCAATGACACGAAAAAAGTAA